The genomic DNA TGATGTGCGGAATGTTGTCGAGCATGAGACGGCTGATGGCGATGGTGCGGAGTTCTTCCAGTCCGGTCAGCGGATTCTTGATGTCGAGCTGGCTGTTCTCTGTCAGGAACGGCAGGGGAATGAAGCAGGTGTATCCTCCGCCACGATCCTGGCTTTCGCGCAGGCGGATCAGGTGATCGATACGGTCTTCCTTGGATTCGATATGCCCGAACAGCATGGTGCAGTTGGTCTTCAGGCCGAGGGAGTGCGCTTCCTCGTGAATGGCGAGCCATTCGTCTGCCGTGGATTTTTTGGGGCATATCTGCTCCCGCACTGCGGGGGCGAATATTTCAGCGCCGCCACCGGGCAGCATGTCGAGTCCGGCTTCCTTGAGGCGGATCAGCACTTCCTTGGTCGAGATGCCTTCAATCGCTGCGAAGTGGGCGATTTCCACTGCGGTAAAGCATTTGAGGACAACACCGGGAAGCTGGGCCTTGATGGCGCGGAGGAGGTCGGAAAAGTATTCAAGCTCCAATCGGGGATGACAACCGCCGACAATGTGGATTTCCTGCGGCTTCAGCGCGGCAGTGACGATCTTTGCGAGCGCGTCGTCCACATTGAGCACGAATGCGCCTTTCTGGCCTTCTTCACGCTGGTAGGCGCAGAAGGTGCATCCGTTGACGCAGACATTGGTGTAGTTGATGTGCTGATTGACCACGTAATAGGCCGTGTCGCCGTGCATTCGTGTCCTGACATGATGTGCCAGTGCTCCCACGGCCAGCGGTTCGGGACAGTCGTACAGGCGGAGTCCGTCCTCAAAGGAGAGGCGTTCGCCGTTCAGGACTTTCGCGTGGATATCCTTGAGGTCCAGATTGTCGTAAAAATCGGATCGCAGCAGTTGCATGTATTTCTCCTGTGTCAGGATGAAGTGCTCAGGCCGTTTCGGAGAAGGTCCGTCACGGCGCGGGCTTTGGTTTCAAGTGTCAGTCCTGCCGGTTCGATGCCTGCGTCAAGTGAGGGGACGGCGTGGCTTTGAAGGAATCGGTCCAGAACCGAATGAAGGTTGAAAACTGTTGTTTCGATATCAAGGTCGTCTCGAAGCTGGCCTGTTTTCACGCCGTCCATGACGAGTTGTCGAAGATACTTGGCGTGAGCCTTGCGGATTTCACCGAGAAATTTTTCCCGGAGCGGAAAGTTTTCCTGAAAAAGCATTTTAAGGTATATTCGGTAAATGTACGGATGTGCGTCAATGAAGGCTCCGCTTGCCAGAAAGCTTTTTTCGATGCGTTCGAAAAAGTTACAGTCGGACGTGTCGCGGATTTCCTTGAGTGGTTTCTTGAACTGCGAAACCGCATGTCCGAAAAGATATTCGAACAGTTTTTCCTTGTTGCCGAAATATTTGAACAGCGACCCTTTGGCGATCCCCAGACGGCCCACGATGCGGTTGACGCTCGCCTGATGGTAGCCGTGATCTGCGAATTCGCGTGTCGCTTCGGCCAATACGCGTTCGCGTTTTTCGTTGGGAAGATTTTCAAATGTTTTTCGGGCTTGCGGCATGCAACAGTTCCTTGCTCTTTCGGGTCGGCTTCGTTAATAGTGACCAGGTGGTCACCATGTGTATCCATGCCAGCATTTTCTGTCAAGTGTGGTATGGAAATACAATAAATCAAGTGAGATATGATGCCTAATACGATTACTCTCGGCTATTCGCCTTGTCCGAACGATACATACATTTTTCATGGGCTGGCTTCCGGTGTCGTTTCCGCCCCGGCAAAGTTGGAAATTACGCTTGCAGATGTGGAAGAATTGAACGCCATGGCGAGCAATGGGCGTTTTGATGTCGTCAAGGTTTCCGTGGCCGCTGCTGCCGGGATTCTGGATGATTACGTTCTGCTGCGCGCAGGCGGTGCCATGGGGTATGGTGCGGGGCCGGTGCTTGTTGCCGGGGAAGCGTGCGACTTGGCGTCCCTTGATGGAAAGGCGGTCGCTATTCCGGGACGGAAAACCACGGCCAATCTCATTTTCGGCCTGTGCTGCCGCGAGGCCGGTATCAATGTCGAGTTGAAGGAAATGGTGTTTGACGAAGTCATGCCTGCGGTCGCGTCCGGAGAGGTCGCTGCCGGAGTCGTCATTCATGAAGGCCGTTTTACCTTTCGGGAGCAGGGCATGGTCCGCGTGCTTGATCTGGGGGCGTGGTGGGAGAAGCACACCGGGTTGCCTATCCCGCTCGGTGCCATCGCAGTCAGGCGATCCCTTGGGGAAGATTTTGCGCGTTCAATGAATGAGGCCATTCGTCAAAGCCTGCTTCATGCGCGTGGAGATTTTGATGGTCCATGGGAGTACATCCGGCAGCACGCGCAGGAATTGGATGATGCGGTCATTCGTGAACATATTGATACGTTCGTGACCGACTATAGCCTTGACGTCGGAGAAGCCGGAGTCGGGGCCGTCAAGCGGTTGCTCGGCGAGGCCGGATGGTCCGGGAACGATGTCTTTGTAGAACTGTAGCGTCCGGCTATCCGGCAGCTTTTTTGTCCTGGCTGATGTACACTCCGGCGAGGACGATGGCCGAGGCCGCGTACTGAATCCAGTTGAGACGTTCGTTGAGGAACAGCCAGCCCAGTATCAGGGTGATGACCGGAATGAGGTTCACGAAGGCCGACGCCTGATTGGCCGGGATTTTGGTCATGCCGTAGTTATAGAGTCCATAGGCTCCGAGCGTGATGAATACGCCGAGGTAGAGTATGGATGCCACGCCCGGAATGCTGAATGTCGTGGGGAGTGTTGTCGAGGGCAGGAAGAGGAGCGGGAAATAGAAGAGTGACCCGACAAAGGCCTGCACCATGGTGAGGAACCACGGGCTGTATCGGTTGCTGAGTTTCTTGAGGGTGACCATGTAGCCCACGGCACAGACCATGGCCATGAATTCGAGAAAGTTGCCGAGAAGTGGATCTGGGGCAGTGGCGGTCGCTTCGGCGGCCAGTGAAAGGATCACGGCACCGGCCATGGCGATAATGAAGCCGGACAGGGTGCGTCGTGTGACATGTTCTCCAAGGACAAAGCGGGCAACCACCGCAACCATGAGCGGCAGCAGGGCACAGATCATTCCGGCCTGCGAGGCTTCTGTGTATGTGAGAGCGAGGGCCTCGAATACAAAGTAGAAGCCCGGTTCACAGACGCCCATGAAGACGAGCAGTTTCCAGTCGCCTGGCTTGTAATCGATGCGGCGCAGTTTCTTGAAGACGAGCAGGAAGCAGATTGAGGCGGTTATCATGCGTCCGAATATTACGACCATAGGGTCGAAATGGGTGAATGCGATTTTGAGGACGACGAATGAGCTGGCCCAGAGAGTAACGGCTGCCCAGAGTGCGAAAAACGCCTTGCTTTTGCCTTGTGTTGTCACAGATTGCTCCTTTTTATGACCGGGAAGACGTATTTACCACCAAAGGCGTGGGCTTGAAATGACTATTTTTTACTCGGTCCAGACGGGAAACGAATGGATTTTTGACCAAATGTCTTGGGGAATCGGACGGTTTCCCGATGCCCTTGGGAGGGGGCATCTTTCAAGGAAATAAAAAAAGCCCCGGAGAACCGGGGCTTTGAGCGGTGTTCTCTCTTCCGTTGCTCTAGTGAGGGCAAACGGCAAGGACGTTGACAGGTTTGTATCCGTTGGCTGGATCTTCTGCGTAGCGGCAGCCGAGGTGGGAGTCGTCACGCTTGTGAGCGATATCCTTTTCGGAGCCGAGATAGAAAGGACAACTGTTGTTGTTGCAGATCAGGATAACTCCCCAGCCAGTCTCGGGCGGGGTGAGCCAAGGCTCCATGAGCTTGCCGCAGTGCGGACAGTCGTGATCCTCGAGTTCGGTAACAATTCCGGCGTATTCATGAATAACCATGATGTCTCCTTTTCCGGCTCGTGTACGCCGGTTTTCTATCATTATTTTGTGAAGATAATCCCGTTGTCGTCCGCGTCAAGGGGCGGAGATCAATTTTCCGCTGGCGGAGGAAGCTGGCGGAGAAGCTTGAACAGGGCGCGGGAGTCCTTTGGCGGTTTCCCTTTGGCTTTTTCCCGCCGTGCGCCGAGAACGAGCTGGCGCAGTCGCTGGCCTTGGTCCGGGTATGTGTCGAAAAGTTCCTGTAGGAGTGTGTCGTCTCCGTCGATCAGTTGCTCCCGGACTTTTTCGAGACGGTGAAACTCGGCGGTCTTGATGGTATGCCCTGCCTTGGCTGCTTCAACGATTTCACTGACATGAGTGGTGTCGAAAGTACGCATCAGTTTGCCCACATACTGCATGTGGCGTCGCCGCGCTTCATGCTTGGTGAGTTTCTTGATGAGCAGCAGGGCCTTTTCCACATCCGCCGGAAGACCTGCTTCCTTGATGACCTTGTCCCCGAGGGCTGCGAGGTTCGCGCCGAGTTGCTGGAGCGCATGCATTTCGCGCTTGAGCTGTGAGCGGCTCGGGCCTTCCTCGACTTCGTCGAATTCTTCGGGACGATAGAGATCGCGTTTTTGTTTTTTTGCCATTATTTGTCTTTCAGTCCGGCATGGGCCAGATCATGTTCGAGTTCTGAGTAGATATCCTGAACCGCTTTGGTCATGGCTATGACCAGTGCCTGCGGATCAGGTTCGGCCAAGGGTTCCCGGCGGGAGTAGTCCTTGGAGAAGACTATGTCGTTTTCCGCTGTGGATTCATCTACAATGAATATTTGCAGTTTCACTACAGCGGCGGGCGTCTCGCCGGAGTAGTCTCCATACAGGGCGTTGACCGTGCCCTCAAGCGTATAGGTCGGTACGACCATGCTGCCCGGTTCGATGATATTCGAGAACTGGCCCGATGCACTGAGCCATTTTCTCAGCTCCGAGGTCAGCATGTTGCCGGGAGCGACGAAGTACATGTTGTAGAAGTCCGATTCAATGCGCCCGTCCGCCATCTGGTAGATGAGTTCTCGGGAGTTGTACAGGTCGGAAGTCGACATGCGGCGCACCTTGAGTACGATATCGCTCGCAGGCGGAGTGGCCGTCTCGTCGCGTACCGGGGAGATTCGGTAGAATTTCTTGTCGATGGGCTTGCCGCCGAGCTTGACGCAGGCTGTGGCGGCAAGGGCCACTGTCAGCATGAATATGATGAGTTGGACTTTTTTCATGATACTACCTTAGTTGCTTTCCGGTTGGGCCTGACTTGGCGGTTTGCCGAAGAATACGCCGGACGGGTATCGCTTGGCGTCTCCGCTGAGTTCCTTGATATTCTGCATGACTTCGCGAGTGTCTTCAAGGATGCTGTGGATATTGGATTCCTCGCTTGCGACGACCGCGTTGAGGCGGTTGGCGAGGGCGTGTACCTTGGCGATGGCTGCTGACATGTCGTGCGATGCGCGGGTGATGTTCTCCAGTGTGGGAGCCAGATCGGACATGGCCTTGTCCATGCGCGGATCGCCCAGATTCTTGGCCAGAACGTCGGCGGCTGTCTTGAAGCTGGCGATGGCACCCCGTGCTTCTTTCGCGGCCCCGATGATGTCGTCACCTGATTCAGTGACGATTCTGTTGATGCCCGCGATGGCTCCGGCTGTTTCCGGAATGAGTGATTCGGCAGCCGGGTCGGCAAGAAGATCATTGGTTCGGGCCAGTGCCTTTTTCGTCTCTTCAAGTATGCCCAGAATCCGGTTGCCCGCCTCTTGTCCGCCTTCTGTCTTCATGAAATTGTCGATGCTGCCTACAATGGATTTCACATCCTTGATGATGCCCTCGATATCTTCCTGCTTGATGCTGCCGACGGTTTTACTGATGGTCGTGATGGCTTTTTCGATGCGACTCATGGTGCTCGGTTCCGAGGGGATGTAGGCGTAATCCGGTGTCCAGTCCACTTTGAGTGTCTTGTCGTTTTCCGGGCCTGCATAAACGAGGTTCAGGAAAAGCTGGCCGGTCAGGCCGAGGGTGGTGGGCAGAACCCGAAGGCCTCGTTTTACTTCCTTGCCTATCTCCTCTTTGAAGTTGTCATTATCGAATTCCTTGAAAAGGTCTTGATTGATGTCACATGTGACATAGACATACCGTTGACCGTTTTCATGAATGTTTTTGTAGTGATTGCCGACGAAGTCGATGTTTGCGACACGCCCGATCTGAACCCCTCGCAGTTTGACCGGCGAGCCGATCTCAAGCCCGTTGATGGATTCGTCGAAGTAGGTTTCGATAGTGTATGTCGTTGTGAAATAGCGTCCCGCGCCAAGCACTATGATGACCGCCGCGAGCATGCAGGTGCCGATGATCACGAAGAGGCCCAGTTTGAAATAGTCGTGTTTTCGTATCATGTCATGTTCCTTGTTTCGTGACGGGATGTTCGGTTGTGTCCGTGGGCTTCAGCGATGGCATACGGTGAAAGAACCGTTTGACGAAAACATCGTCCGAAGTGTCGCGAAGCACTTTGGGATCGCCTTCGGCGACGATCTTTTTCACATCCTTGTCGAGCATGATGACCCGGTCTGCCGTTTTATAGATGCTGTCAAGTTCATGGGTGACGATGACGAACGTAATGCCCAGTGTCTTCGAGAGTTTGAGGATGAGTTCATCCAGTTCGGCAGAGGAAATGGGGTCCAGTCCCGCTCCCGGTTCGTCGAGGAAAAGTATCTGTGGATCAAGCGCCATGGCACGGGCGATGGCAGCACGCTTCTTCATGCCGCCGCTTAGGGCCGCAGGCAGTTTGTACATGGCGTTTTCCAGATTGACCATGGCGAGTTTCGATTTGGCGATCATGGTCATGGCTTCATGCGGGAGGTCGGTGAATTCTTCAAGCGGAAGCATGACGTTCTGGAGGAGCGACATGGAACCGAAGAGAGCGCCCATCTGGTACATTACGCCGAATTTTCGGATGATCCGGTCCCGTTGGTCCCCCTGAGCGTTGGTGAGTTCGTCGTCGTCGAAAAAGACCTGTCCCGCCATGGGCTCGTACAGGCCGATCATGTTTTTGAGCAGGGTGCTTTTGCCGCAGCCAGATCCGCCGAGAATGATGAACACCTCACCCGGCATGACGTCGAAACTGACGTCATCGACAACAACTGTGTCGTCATACCCGCAGGTGAGGTTGCGTACTTTTATGACCGGCTGGGCTTCATTCATGTCTTCTACCTATATGCCGAGGTAGTAATAGATTACGGCGAAAATGCCATCGGCAAAGGCGATCATGACGATACCGGAAACCACCGCGCTTGTCGTGGACATGCCGACTGCGCTAGCACCGCTGCGGGTTTGCATTCCTCGCAGGCAGCCGACTCCGGCCACGAGGACGGCAAAAACCAGCCCCTTGAGCATGCCGCTGAAAAAACCGGCGAAATTCAGGTAGGTGAAAACCCGTGAAGTGAAGGTGACGAGCGGGAATCCCATGGAGAGCATAACGACCGCACCGCCGATCAGGCTGGCAAAGTTGAAGAAGATAATCATCAGCGGGACCATGGTCAGGGAAGACAGGAGTTTGGGTACGACGAGAAAGCGCATGGGGGAAAGCCCCATGGTGGTCAGTGCGTCCAGTTCCTCGTTGATCTTCATGGTGCCGATTTCGGCAGCAAAGGCCGACCCGGAGCGGGCAGCCAGCAGGATTGCCGTGACGAGCGGCCCCATTTCCCGGAACATGACCAGTCCGAGCATGTTGGGCACGAAAATTTCTCCGCCGAAGCGTTGTAGTGTGATGGCTGACTGAAACGACATAATGAGACCCATCAGGAATCCGATGAGCACGATGATGAACAGGGAATCCACGCCCACGGCGAGGCAGGAGAGCAGGACATCCTTCCATCGCACCTTGCCCGGGTGTCGGATGGTTTCGCAGATGATGGTGGTCGCCTCTCCCGTGAAGGCGATCATTTCGCGGATGCCGTTCAGCACTTCACCTGTGGCGGCACCGAGAGCTTCGGTCAGTCCCCGGCGGTCCTTGGCCAGATCTTCCCAGTCCGGGTAATCCCGATCCCACGTCAGTTCCACGAGCTGCTTGTAGTCGTCGCGAAGATTGTGCAGTTCAAACGATGCACCGGAATGATGCGCTTCTTCCCGCAGTTTGAGCAGCAGGGCGACACCGGCACCGTCCATGTATTCGATGTGGGAACAGTCGGCCTCGGCATGCCGGAATCCCCCTTGGCGTATCGTCGCCACAGCCCGGTCCCAGACATGTGTGGTTCCGGGGGCATCCAGGTGTCCTTGAATGCTCAGACGCAGGGTATCGCCGGCAACCGTCGCATTAACGTTTGCGTCGAGGTGGGGAGAAGGTGGTGTCTGATGCGCCAAGATGCTCTCCGTTTTCATTCATGTTGCAGGCGATGAGGTTAGTGAAGCCGATTGGCAAATATATCGAAGGTTTCACCAAATGGGAAGTCGCGAGCATGATTAGTTTATTGAATGTAATAGGGGGAGTTGACAAAAACAAAAAAGAATAATATTTCTTTTAAGCATGAATAACAGAAAGATTGACGAATTAGATCTTAAAATCCTGAAGATACTTCAGGAGGACGGCAAAGTCTCCAATGCTGAAATCGCACGAAAGGTCGGCAAGGCTCCGTCCGCCGTTCTTGAACGGGTGCGTAAGCTGCGGAAAAACGGCGTCATCAAGGGCTATGAATGCATCGTTGACCACAAGATTCTTGGACGCGGGCTGACTGCGTTCACTGCCATTCGCGTGGAAGAAGGTGTCGGGGCAACCGAAGTCGGGGAAAAACTCGCTCAGTTGCCGGAAGTCCTTGAGGTGCATTACACCGCCGGACGTGATTCCTACCTGGTCAAGGTCCGTGTTGAGGACACAGAGGCGCTTCAGGCGGTTCTGGCCAAGTTCGGAACCATTGCTGCGGTACGGGATACCAATTCAACCATCGTGCTGACCACGGTCAAGGAGTCGCGCATCATTCCGCTTCCGTTTTCTGAAGACCAAGATTAATCCAAGGAGTTTCCGATGACTACTGAAATCTCCTCTCTGGACCCGAAGATCATTTCTCGGGGCAGGGAGTTTTTCGCTTCCATATCCGGCGAGTCCCCATCAGTGTTCAACAAAGGCTGGTGGACCGGCAAGGTCATGGACTGGTCCATGAAAAACGAGGACTTCAAAGTCCAGATGTTTCGGTTTGTCGATGTTCTTCCTTATCTGAACACCTCGGAATCTCTGTCTCGTCATATTGAGGAGTATTTCGCCGGGGAGGATTCCAATATCCCCGACGTACTCAAGTGGGGAGCGACCAAGACCAAGATCGGCGGCGGGCTTGTGGCCAAGGTGCTCAACAAGACCATTCGTTCCAACATCGAATCCATGGCCCGTCAGTTCATCATCGGTCAGGTCTCCAAGGAAGCGGTCAAGGGCATCAAGAAGCTTCGCAAGGACGGATTTGCATTCGTGCTTGATCTGCTCGGTGAAGCCACGGTCAGTGAAGTGGAATCCGCTGCCTATCGTGACGGCTATCTTGAAGTGCTTGACGCCATTGAAAAGGAATATGGCAAGTGGAAACCGCTGGACGGCGGTTCCGGTGACCTCGACTGGGGACATGCGCCCAAGGTGAATGTCGCGGTGAAGCCTTCGGCCTTTTACTCCCAGTCCAAGTCGGTCGATCTGGATGGCACGGCAGAAGGCATGATGGCGAGCATCGAGCCTGTCTACAAGAAAGTCATGTCCATGGGCGGTTTCATGTGCATCGACATGGAGGCCTTGAAATACAAGGACGCCACGGTCGAACTGTTCAAGCGGTTGCGTACCAAATATCCAGAATATCCGCATCTCGGAATTGTGTTTCAGGCGTACTTGCGGTCCGTTGACGACGATGTGCGTGGCCTGCTCGACTGGGCGCGTGAAAAGGATCTGCCCATTTCCATTCGTCTGGTCAAGGGAGCTTACTGGGATTACGAGACCGTCCTTGCCAAGCAGAACGCATGGCCCGTGCCGGTCTGGACGCACAAGCCGGAATCGGACATGGCCTTTGAGCGTGTGTCCAAGATGATTCTTGAAAACAACGACATCTGCCATTTCGCCTGCGCGTCACATAATATCCGTTCTATTTCCGCAGTTCAGGAAATTGCCACTGAACTGAAGGTGCCTGAGGAAAAGTATGAATTCCAGGTGCTCTACGGCATGGCTGAACCCGTTCGCAAAGGGCTCAAGAATGTAGCCAAACGTGTCCGGCTATACTGCCCCTATGGTGATCTGCTGCCGGGTATGGCGTATCTCGTGCGCCGGTTGCTTGAAAACACGGCCAACGAGTCCTTCCTCAAGCAGACTTTTGCTGACGAGGCGGACATGGACCGGCTGCTTGAAAATCCGGAAGCGACACTGCGCCGTCAGCTTGAAGACAAATGTCAGAAGCCTGAACCGAAAGAGGGATTGCCCCGGTTCAACAATTTCCCGGCTGTGGATTTCACCCTTGAAGCCGAGCGCAAGGCATTCCCGGCATCCATTGCAAAGGTCCGTGAGAATCTTGGCCGCAAAATCCCGCTCTACATCAATGGGCGCGAAGTGGAAACGAGCGACACCCTCGATTCTTACAACCCGGCCAAGCCTGAAGAGATCATCGGCACAGTCTGTCAGGCCGGTGTTGGGGACGTTGACCGTGCCATCGAGGCCGCGTCAGATGCCTACCTGAGCTGGCGTGACGTTGCCCCGGAAGAGCGTGCCAATATTCTTCTCAAGGCTTCGCAGTATCTCAAGGACAATATCCACGATTTGTCCGCGCTTCAGGTTCTTGAAGTCGGCAAGCAGTGGGATCAGGCCCATGCCGATGTGGCCGAGGCTATCGATTTCCTCGAATATTACGCCCGCGAGATGATCCGTCTGGGCAAGCCCCGCCGCATGGGACATGCTCCCGGCGAAATGAGCCACCTCTTTTATCAGGGCAAGGGGGTCGCTGCGGTTATCGCGCCGTGGAACTTCCCGCTCGCCATCTCCGTGGGCATGGTTTCCGCCGCGATCGTTTCCGGCTGCCCCGTGGTGTACAAGCCCGCCGGTCTTTCTTCCTGTGTCGGCAACGGATTGACTGAAATGTGGAAGGCCGCGGGTCTGCCTGACGGTGTGTTCAACTACATCCCGGGCCGTGGTTCGATCATGGGTGACTACCTTGTGGATCATCCGCAGGTCTCGGTTATCGCGTTTACCGGGTCCATGGAAGTCGGCCTGCGTATTCAGGAGCGTGCGGCCAAGTTGCAGCCCGGTCAGCGTCAGTGCAAGCGGGTCATTGCGGAAATGGGTGGCAAGAACGCCACTATTATCGACGATGATGCCGATCTTGACGAGGCCGTGCTCGGCGTATTGTATGCCGCTTTCGGCTTTCAAGGGCAGAAGTGTTCAGCATGCTCCCGCGTCATTGTTCTTGATTCCATCTATGACAGGTTTGTCGAGCGTTTGACCGAGGCCGCCGAGTCGGTCAAGCTCGGACCTTCCGAAAATCCTGCCAATTACATGGGGCCGGTCGTGGACAAGGGGGCACAGGAAAACGTGCTTCGTTACGTCAGGATTGCCGAAGAAGAAGGCAATGTACTCGTCAAGCGTGAGGTCTCTGATGATCTCAAGGCTACCGGCGGTTGCTACGTGCCGCTGACTATTGTTGACGGCATTACCAGCGATCATCGCATTGCACAGGAAGAGGTCTTCGGGCCTGTTCTGTCCGTCATGCGCGCTGCCGACATGGATGAAGCGCTTGATATCGCCAACTCCACCAAGTTCGCTCTTACAGGTGCCATTTATTCCCGCAGTCCGCGTAATCTGGAACGGGCATACAACGAGTTCCGCGTCGGCAACCTCTACCTGAACAAACCGTCTGTCGGCGCGCTTGTCGAGCGTCACGCATTCGGTGGATTCCAGATGTCCGGTGTCGGCTCGAAATCCGGTGGCCCTGATTATCTGCTCCAGTTCATGGACCCCCGTCTGGTCTGTGAGAACACCATGCGTCGTGGCTTTGCCCCCATCGAAGAAGATGATGACTGGCTGAGCTAGATGTAAGAAAACATGAGAAAAGCCCTGACAGAAAATACTCTGTCAGGGCTTTTTTTTATGAATGAATCAGGCGGAGTTTTTTGTTCCTAAAGCGGCAACTCCATGGTGTGCCACTGTGCTCCGCCGTGTGTGGACTCGGAGACTCCGCAGTCCTGAAAGCCGTGGCTGGCGTAATAGGGGATGAGATCCTCCTTGCACAGGAGCATGACCTTGCTTTTTCCCATGTCGTGTGCCTGCTTGACGAAACTGTTGAGCAGTCTGCCGCCGATGCCTTTCTTCCTGTATTCCGGCAGGACCGAGAGCGAGAAGATGACGATGTTCTCACCTTCGGGATCGTGTCCGATGAGCTGCTTGAATTCTTCGTCTGAAATATCGTCTTTGCTCGTGGAACCGCTGTTCACCTGCCCGATGACTTCCCCTTCGTATTCGGCGACAAGGAAGCCTTCCGGGTAATGGTTGATGCGGTTTTCAAGAGATGTTGTCCAAGCTGCCTCGCAGGGCGGAAAGCTGCGGACTTCGATGGTATGGCAGGCGGTGAGGTCGTCATGCTCGACCATGCGGATTGTGAGTTCTGTCATTGTATTAGTCCAATTCTACGCCTTCAAGGGCGGCTTCGAGTGTTTCCCAACGCTC from uncultured Pseudodesulfovibrio sp. includes the following:
- a CDS encoding proline dehydrogenase family protein, whose protein sequence is MTTEISSLDPKIISRGREFFASISGESPSVFNKGWWTGKVMDWSMKNEDFKVQMFRFVDVLPYLNTSESLSRHIEEYFAGEDSNIPDVLKWGATKTKIGGGLVAKVLNKTIRSNIESMARQFIIGQVSKEAVKGIKKLRKDGFAFVLDLLGEATVSEVESAAYRDGYLEVLDAIEKEYGKWKPLDGGSGDLDWGHAPKVNVAVKPSAFYSQSKSVDLDGTAEGMMASIEPVYKKVMSMGGFMCIDMEALKYKDATVELFKRLRTKYPEYPHLGIVFQAYLRSVDDDVRGLLDWAREKDLPISIRLVKGAYWDYETVLAKQNAWPVPVWTHKPESDMAFERVSKMILENNDICHFACASHNIRSISAVQEIATELKVPEEKYEFQVLYGMAEPVRKGLKNVAKRVRLYCPYGDLLPGMAYLVRRLLENTANESFLKQTFADEADMDRLLENPEATLRRQLEDKCQKPEPKEGLPRFNNFPAVDFTLEAERKAFPASIAKVRENLGRKIPLYINGREVETSDTLDSYNPAKPEEIIGTVCQAGVGDVDRAIEAASDAYLSWRDVAPEERANILLKASQYLKDNIHDLSALQVLEVGKQWDQAHADVAEAIDFLEYYAREMIRLGKPRRMGHAPGEMSHLFYQGKGVAAVIAPWNFPLAISVGMVSAAIVSGCPVVYKPAGLSSCVGNGLTEMWKAAGLPDGVFNYIPGRGSIMGDYLVDHPQVSVIAFTGSMEVGLRIQERAAKLQPGQRQCKRVIAEMGGKNATIIDDDADLDEAVLGVLYAAFGFQGQKCSACSRVIVLDSIYDRFVERLTEAAESVKLGPSENPANYMGPVVDKGAQENVLRYVRIAEEEGNVLVKREVSDDLKATGGCYVPLTIVDGITSDHRIAQEEVFGPVLSVMRAADMDEALDIANSTKFALTGAIYSRSPRNLERAYNEFRVGNLYLNKPSVGALVERHAFGGFQMSGVGSKSGGPDYLLQFMDPRLVCENTMRRGFAPIEEDDDWLS
- a CDS encoding GNAT family N-acetyltransferase; this translates as MTELTIRMVEHDDLTACHTIEVRSFPPCEAAWTTSLENRINHYPEGFLVAEYEGEVIGQVNSGSTSKDDISDEEFKQLIGHDPEGENIVIFSLSVLPEYRKKGIGGRLLNSFVKQAHDMGKSKVMLLCKEDLIPYYASHGFQDCGVSESTHGGAQWHTMELPL